Part of the Fibrobacter sp. genome, CGAATATGCGCATTCCAAAACGGGAATCGACATCCACCCGGGCGCATCTATCGGCAAGTACTTCTTTATCGATCACGGTACAGGAATCGTGATTGGCGAAACCGCCGTCATCGGCAAGAACGTGAAGATTTACCAGGGCGTCACTCTGGGCGCACTTTCAACAAGAGGCGGCCAGCGACTCTCCGGCAAAAAACGCCACCCGACTATTCGAGACAACGTGACGATTTATGCGGGTGCATCCATTCTCGGCGGCGAAACCGTCATCGGCGAAAATGCGGTCATCGGCGGCAACACCTTCATCACCAGTTCCATCGACGCCAACACGCGCGTGAGCATGAAGAACCCCGAAATGGATTTCCGTACGGCAAGTAACCAGCACAAGACTACTGAAGTCCAGCCCAGCGAGGAGTGGTTCTACATTATTTAAGTTAGCGACTACTCGCAGGTAAATCCCTGCAGTTCAAGCCCCGCGCGCATCTCGCCGTAAGTCGAGGTGCGTTTCATGTCCATGGCCTTCATGAATCGGCAATCGTTGTCGATGTGCATCTGGAAACCCGTCATGGTCGGAGTCACTTCGCCCTTGCCGCTCGCACGGATATGCGCCATCATCTGTTCGCGCTTGCTGCTCATCTCGGGCGGTACGAACACGTCCGTCACGATATCGACATTCTCGATTTCATAATCGCCGAACACGAAAGAAATCTTCACGAGATTCTGGAGGCCGTTGAACTGCCCGTTGACTTTACAGACAAGATTCTTGTGCGGATTTTTCTTCGGCTTTTTATTTGCGTTCACATTCTTCTTGGGCGTGTACTGCAATGCGGAAAGAAGCTCTCCTTCCTTCACGGCGCCAACGAGGCGGTTGACAATCTGCCCATTCTTTATAAGGAAAAATGTCGGGAAAGCCTGGATAGGGAGCGAAGCCTTGACTTTTTCAATACCCGGTTCATCGATGCCCACGGAAGCCACCTTGATATCAGGGTAGTTTTTCGCAATGCCAATGAGCGTCGGAATCATGATGAGGCAAGGCGGGCAACTCGTAGAAGAAATTTCCAGAATGACCGGCTTTTTGGACTTGAGGATTTCTCGCTCGAAATTGTTGTCGTTGATCTTGACGATTTTGATATCTTCGTCCGCATCCTTGGCGCTTGCATACGTAAAACCGCCTGCGACGAAAACCACGGCCATTGCGAATGCCGCGACACACTTGACAAAACTTTTTTCGTAGAACTTCATCTTGCCTTCCTTGTTTCTCTATCGTAAAATAGCAAAACAAGGAGGGGATTTACAATGCCGCAGCCATGCGGGCCAGCGAAGTTCACCTTATTCCGCGCGTTCGCACTTGGAAAGGTAATTCTGCAACTCTTCCACGTAGCGCTCGCCCACCAGGCCGAGCAGCATATTGCGCTTGGAGATGTAACCGATTTCCATCACGCGGTGCGCCTCGGCACTCTTGTCCTTGAAGGGCACAGCCAAGTAATCGCTGCCATTCAGCTCTTCGCAGATAATGCCCGAGCAGAGCGTGTAGCCGTTGAGGCCAATCATCAGGTTCAGCATGGTCGCGCGGTCGTTCGCCTTGATGGTGCGGTTGTATTCGCTCGTGCTCAAGATTTCTTCGGCAAAGTAGAACGAGCTGTTGTCGCCCTGCTCGAAGGAAAGGCACGGGTAATCAGCCAGTTGCTCGAACGTGATGAACGGCTGGTTCGCGAGCGGGTGGCCCTTCCACAGGTAAACGTAGGCCTTGCATTCAATGAGCTTGTGGAACGCGAGGTCGCGCGCGTTGAGCAGGCTCTGGATGACCTTGCGGTTGAAATCGCTCAAGTAGAGGATGCCGATATCGCTCTTGAACGAGGCGACGTCCTCGATGACTTCCCTGGTACGCGTTTCGCGGATGGCGAACTCATATTTTTCGGTGTCGAACTTCTTGACGGTTTCGACGAAGCTCTTGACCGCGAAGGAGTAGTGCTGCGTAGAGACGGCGAACTTCTTTTTGCGCTTGCCGATCTTGCCGTACTTGTCGAGCACGATTTCGTAATGATGGTACAGCTCGCGTGCGTACGCGATAAATTCCTCGCCCTCGTTCGTGAGGGTTACACCGCGGCTCGTGCGATTGAAGATGAGGATGTTCATCTCCTCTTCGAGGTCGCGGATGGCGGCCGTGAGAGACGGCTGCGAGATATAGAGCTTTTCGGCGGCCTTGTTGAAGGAGCCCGTTTCTGCGATTCCGATGGCGTAACGTAGTTGCTGTAGAGTCATTTGATACCGCCTTGTTGCTGCACTAAAACCTTTACGTATTCAATTGTACCGCTTGAACTGACACGATAAAATTTCCGCGTTTCAATTTCCTACATGTTTGATAGGGAAAATATAGTATAAAGGCGTTTTGTTATCAAGTGGTTTATTATAGAAATATCCTATAACAGGCTATTATCGCTCTACTATTCCCATCTCAAGCGCATTATGCTATTTTGCAAGGCGTACGGAGGCTATAAATGAACTATTTGATTGTACCCGGATTGAACAATTCCGGCCCTAAACACTGGCAGAGTTTTTGGGCCAAGAGTTTGCCGAATGCGGTCCGCGTCGAGCAGCGCGACTGGGCCAACCAGCAAAAAGAGGAATGGATCGAGACGCTTGACAAGGCCGTTGCGCAGCTCGGTTCCGACACGATTATCGTCGCTCACAGTTTGGGCGTCGCCACGACCGTCCTGTGGCTTGCGAAAAAATTTGCAGAAAAGAACGTACCCGCACACATCAAGGGAGCTTTCCTGGTTTCGCCGAGCGATGTGGACAACATAGAAGTCATCCATTCATTCGCGCCGATGCCGCTCGTAAAGTTGCCGGTGCCGGCCGCCGTGGTGGCAAGCGACAACGACGAATTCGTCACGATAGAGCGCTCGGAATTTTTCGCCGACGCATGGGGCGCACACCTGTTCAGGGCGGGCGCGCTTGGGCACATCAATTCCGATTCTGATTTGAAGGAATGGGAACAGGGCCGCGCGTTTTTGGCGGAATTCGAAAAGAGTATTTAGTTTATACGAGATGCAATGTTAAAAAAAAGGCGCTGAAAAAGCGCTTTTTTCATGCATTTTCACGCGATAAGGTGCGCCGGACTTACAGCCCGCAATTCCAGTTCTTGCCGTCAGGAATCTTGCCTTCGCTTTCGGGCGTATTGCGGACAAACTGATCCAGCTTAACGTTGTCCAGGTAATCGCGAATCATGGTGTCGAGTTCCTTCCAGACCGGGAGCGTCACGCACGACTTTGCTCGGGAGCACTTGTTGACCTCGTCGTCGAGGCACGATACCGGCGCGACAGAAGTTTCCATGAGCGAAAGAATCTGCCACACGCTGCAGTCTTCGGGCCTTACGTTCAGGCGGTAGCCGCCGCCTTTTCCGCGGACACCCTCGAGTAGTTTGCCGCGCACGAGCGCCCCGAGAATGCCTTCGAGATACTTCTCCGAAATCTGCTGACGGGCAGAAAGCTCCTGCAATTTGACGAACCCGTCCTTGCCGTTACGGGCCAAGTCGATCATCACACGCAACGCATATCTGCCTTTTGTAGAAATTCGCATTAGTTCCTCGCTGCCCCAAATATAAAATGTTTCGCTACTGCACGTTGCCCGCTATAAGATTTTGCGATAGGCTTCCACGAGTTTTTCGAAAGAGACGGCGCAGTTCGCGGGCGATGTGGACGGGAGCTTTTCGGCATCGATGCCGACATCTTGCGCGCAGTACTTCTGGAACAGTTTGTGGGCGGTGGCCCCGGTGCAGAAGATGCGCTCCACATGCGTCGCCTGCACGAGTTCGCTTATTTTATTCGGAACGACATCCTCGATGCTCGTATCGGAGGCGCCCACGATGGTGCAGCTTTCCAGCACGTCCCAGAGGGCGATGTGATGTTTCTTGAGCATGGCCTTTTTCTGCGGGATGGTTTCGGGAACGGCCTCGCCGAGGACAGCAGCAAGCACCTTCCAAAAGCGGTTCTGCGGATGCCCGTAATAGAACCCCTGCTCGCGGGACTTGGGCGAGGGAATCGAACCCAGCAACAGCACCCGCGAATCGCGGTCGTAAAGCGCGGGGAATTCGTGCGTCACCAACGTGCGGGAATTTTTGGAAGACATAACTACCCTAGTTCTTTGATGAACTCAGGAGCAAAGTCTACACCATTGCCCCACACGACTGTGTTAGCTTGAACTTTGAAATCCTTGAACAAGTCTAGATTCGAAAGTTGTTGCACAACTGGCCGGTGATCGCTTTTAACGACGCCCTCAAAATCAGCGATACAACGACACCCGTCATCGAATACGACGGATATCTTGTAATCACCAATATATTTTGCGTCAATCACATGAAGCATCGATTTCAAACCAAAGGCGCTATCTTTTTATATTCTCCAGTTTGCGTCAGAGAGTTCCAATTATCCATAAGATCCTGCCTGTGAAGACTAGCCCATTCGACAACAAGCCCTCTCACACGAGCAGGAAGGTTCCCTTCCAACATCTCTAATGTAGATAATTCGAACACACCTTCCAAGTCATTATAAATTGCATGAAAGTGAGGAGGCATGTGGTCGTTGAAATACATCTGAATGATGATGCCTAAGAAACGGCACAATTCCGGCATTTTTTACTCCTTTCCCGCAGACAAGCATAAAACAGCGGGTCTTTTTCATTTGTCAATCTTTTGCTCGTGTGAGCACTATTGAATATAATAACATTTTCTCGTTTTTTCACATTGTTTTTTAAAATTTTACCTCGCTAGACTTTTTCTATCTTTTCCCACATGGATAGAGCACGCCGTCGCAAATTCGGCCAGAACTTTCTGGATGTACCTACCGCGCAGATGATTGCGGGAGACTTGCCTGCAGAAGCGGGCGAGCACGTTCTGGAAATCGGCCCCGGCCACGGCGCCCTCACGGAGCACCTGCTCGACCGCGCCGTGGAACTCACTGCCGTCGAAATCGACGAGCAGTGCGTCGAATTTTTGCAAGAAAAATTCCGGGGCCGCGAGAACTTCCATATCGTAAACATCGACTTTCTCAAGTTCGACCTGCAGGCTTTCCTCGACGCACACGAAAAACCGTGGGTTACAGGAAACCTCCCCTACAACGTGTCGACCGCGATTATCGCAGGGCTCATGCCGCGCCTCCACCTCACGAAAGGGTTCATGGGCATGGTACAGCTGGAAGTCGCCGAACGCATCTGCGCCGCACCCTGCAGCAGCAATTACGGTAGTTTGTCTGTACTCGTGTCCGCATTCGCCGACACGCAAATTCTCCGCAAGATCGGACCCGAGCACTTTACGCCGCGCCCGAACGTAGACAGCGCCACGATGCTCCTCACTCCCAAGGAATGCCCGCTCGCTGCTCCCGAAGGCTACTTCGACTTCGTGCGCGCCGCCTTCACGCAAAAGCGCAAGACGCTCGCCAATTCGTTTGGCCGCGCCTACGACAAAAAGAAAATCCAGGAAGCCATCGAGCTCCTGGACTACCCCACTACGGTCCGCGCCGAAGAACTCTCTCCGGCACAGTTCCTGGAATTCTACAAAGTAATCGTCGGGTAAACGCGTCCCTATACGGGGTCATTTACCGGCTTACTATAATCGCGCTCGCCGAAGAGAGCCGTGCCCACGCGAATCATCGTAGACCCCTCTTCAATCGCGACTTCCAGATCGCCCGTCATGCCCATGGAAAGCTGATCGAAGTGGGCAAACGCGCCGCCCTTCGCGAGGAACTTCTGCTGCAGGGCGCGTAGGAACGCGAAGCATTCGCGGCTGTCTTCTGCGACACCCGTGTTCTTGCCAATCGTCATGAGTCCGCGGAAACGCAAGTGCGGGAACGCCGTTTCGCCACGGGCCGCGAGCGATTCGAGGAAAGCCTCGGCTTCGTGCACGTCCAAACCGCTCTTCGTTTCTTCTTCGCCGGCATTCACCTGGAAAAGGATATCGAGAATCTTGCCCGCACCATTTTCGCCGGGGAGTGCCGCGCAGACTTTTTCCAGTTTTTCTACGGCCTCGATGCTCGCGATGGAATGTATGCAGTCGGCAACGATGGCCGCCTTCTTGAGCTTGTTGCTCTGCACGGGGCCAATCACGTGACAACGCACACGGCTCCCGTCCTTCGCCATGCGCGGTTCGCTGAACTTGAGTTCCGCTTCTTGCACGCGGTTCTCACCAAAGTCGGTAGCGCCAAGCGCGATAGCGTTCTCCACGGCTTCTGCCGGGTGGAACTTGCTCACCCAAACGAGCTTCACCGATTCACGGCTACGGCCCGCAATCTTGCAGGCTTCACCAATCCTTGCTTCGAGAGCTGCAAGGTGCTCGCGCATTTCTTCGAGAGTGAATTCCATTTTACGCCTCTAATTTTCCAACGCTCAAATATATAAAACGAGTTATCGTCTAGCAAGAAAAAGGCCCAGTAAAACAATGAGATAGCAAGCCAAGAAAATAAAGGACGGTAAACCAAGAATCCCCACCATTTCCCATTCCCACTTGATAGACAACCAAATAGCGCAGCCCAATATATACAGCCATCCTGGAATAAACGGAACAAACGAAATCTTGGCAATGGTAAAGAAATCATGCGGCGTGCGCCAAAGTTTTCTATAGACGCACACAAAAGGGGCGCACAAAGCGAATGGAATAAAAGGCCAAAACACTGCAGAAAGAATCCACGCCCGTTTATCCGGACCCGTACCATAATCTACATAAAAACCCAAAGCAATCGCTGCCACAGTTAAAATTGTCGGCAAAAGAAAAAGAACAGTTTCTGCAATCACAAAAAAGAGAACATCTCTTTTTTCAAGCGTATATAGCGGCTTATCTTTCGACATATATTTTGTCCGTCAAGTTCTTTTTTCAAAAAATCCCCGGAACAGAACGCACCGGGGATGAATTGTTCAAAATGGACCCTATCACGCTTCGCGCTCCAGGGTGACACTCAGGCAACCTACTTCTTCGCCTTCTTCGGCTTCACGAACAAAATTTTCACGATTTCGTCGATGTGCTTGTGCGTGTAGATCTTGAGGCCCTTCTTCGCAGGTGCCGGGAGCTCGTCCACGTCCTTCTTGTTCTGCGCAGGCAGGCGAAGCGTCTTCACGCCGGCCTGGAGCGCGGCAAGCGCCTTCTCGTTAAGCCCGCCAATCGCAAGGCATGCACCCGTAAGGCTCACCTCGCCGGTAAACGCGATGTCCGGCGGCACCGGGATTCTCGTAAACGCAGAGAGCAGGCAAAGCGTGAGGGCGATACCCGCAGAGGGGCCGTCCTTCGGCACAGCGCCTTCGGGCACGTGGATATGGATGTCCGTCTTTTTCACAATCGCGGGGTCAATGCCAAACAAGTGCAGGCGTTCGCGCACCAGGCTTACCGCAATCTGGGCAGATTCCTTCATCACGTCGCCGAGCTTTCCGGTCATGATGATCGAGCCCTTTCCACTCAAGAGCATGCACTCGATGGGGAGAATCTCGCCGCCAACGCTCGTCCATGCAAGTCCGGTCACCACGCCGGGGCGGCCGGGAGCCGGCAGCTGGCTGTCGAGAAATCTCGGGGCGCCGAGGTATTCCTGCAACTGTTTCTCGGTAACGGCGGGCTTGATTTTCCTGCCCATCACGATTTCCTTCGCACGGTGGCGAACCACGTTCTCGAGAGTGCGTTCCAGTTCGCGCACGCCCGCCTCGCGGGTCCATCCACGCATCACCTCGTTGATGATGCCATCATCGAACGAAACCTGCTCGACATTCTTCACGCCGGTGCGTTCGCAAATGCGCGGCACCAGGTAATTGCTCGCAATCTGCAGCTTTTCGTGCGGGTAGTAACCGGGCAGGCGCACGATTTCAAGACGGTCGCGCAGCGCTTCCGGAATTTCGCTCTCGCTGTTCGCCGTCGCGATGAACAGCACGCGAGAAAGGTCGAGGCCCACTTCCATGAAGTGGTCGGTAAAGTCATGGTTCTGTTCCGGGTCAAGCACCTCGAGCATCGCGCTCGCCGGGTCGCCACGGAAGTCGCTCGCCATCTTGTCGATTTCGTCGAGCAAAATAATCGGGTTCATGCACTTGGCACGGCGCAACGCCTGAATAAAGCGCCCAGGCATCGCTCCGATGTAGGTGCGACGGTGCCCGCGGATTTCGGCCTCGTCACGCACGCCGCCAAGCGTAATGCGGACAAAGTTCCTCTGCATCGCATTCGCAATCGATTCCACGAGGGTCGTCTTTCCGACACCCGGAGGGCCAACGAGGCACAGGATGGGCGAACGCCTCTCGGTTCCCGTAAGCTTCAGGACCGCGATGTATTCCATGATGCGTTCCTTCACCTTGTCGAGCCCGAAATGCTTGGAATCGAGTTCACCCTTTACCTTCTTCATGTTGAGAACGGTGTCGGTGTACACGCCGTAAGGCATCGCCAGGAACCAGTCAATGTAATTGCGGCTCACCGCATATTCCGGCGACGTCGGCTGCATGAGCCTCATGCGCCCAATTTCGTCTTCGAGTTTTTCTTCGATGGCCTGGCTGAAATTCTTCGCCTTGATTTTCTTGAGCAGCTGGTCCGGCTCCGAAGTGCCGACCCCGTCGCCCTCAAGTTCATCTTGCAGCTGGCGGATCTGTTCGGTGATGAACCATTCCTTCTGCTGCTGCGCCATCTTCTGGCGCACATTCTGCTGCACGCGCACGAGCACGTTCTCGTTGTCTTCCGAGACGTCCATCAGCGCAAGGAGCTTCGCCGACATCTCGTCGAGCGAGGCCACTTCCAAAAAGCTCTGCTTCTCGGCAAGCGACACCTGCAAAAACGGAATCATCCCGTAATAGGCGTTCAGCTGGTTTTCCATGCCGAAGAAGGCGTCAACCATGCCCTCGGCGATATTCCTCTTTGTCGCATACTCGCGGAAGCGCGTGAGCACATCGTCGAAAAGGGCAGTCTTGTCCTTCCCGTCAATGCGCTGCTTGCGGGGGGAAACCGTCACGTTCAGGAACCCGTCCGCCATCAAGATGGAGCGCAGGTCCACGACCTCCTCGCCTTCCAGCACGACCTTCACGCAGCCGTTCGGGAACGGCATCACGTTCGACACGTGCGCCATCACGCCCACCGAATACAGGTCGAGCATCGGGTTCTTCAATTCTTCTTCGGACACGTCCCTCTGGGCGACAAGGACAATCTCGTTGTTGTGGCTCTCCGCATACTCCAGCGCGCGCAAAGACATGTCGCGCCCCACCAGAATGCGGCGGGTCGTGCTCGGGAATACGACAGCATCCCTCAGCGGGAGCAACGGAAACGTTTTAGAATAGTCAAAACTCATACGCAATAAAGATAGAAAACACTAAGTGCGGCCCGAAACAGGCCGCACCGCAAAATAAATTCGTGGGCGTCTAACTATGCGACGTTACGCTTCTTTTTCGCAGGTTTCTTGCCGGCGACAGTGATAGGCTTGAGCCCGTTCTTCACCATTTCGGCGGTAATCACGAGCTGCTTCACGTCGGAACCGGGCATCGTGAACATGGCCTGCTGCAGGGTCTTCTCCATCACGGAGCGGAGCCCGCGGGCGCCAGTCTTTCTGCTCATGGTCTCGCGCACGATTTCTTTCAGGGCGTCATCGGTAAATTCGAGATCGATTCCGTCCATCTTGAAGAGGCTCTTGAACTGCTTCACGAGCGCGTTCTTCGGCTGCGTGAGGATGTTCAGGAGCGCCGCCTCGTCGAGTTCCTCGAGCGCGACCGCAATCGGCAAACGCCCGACGATTTCGGGAATGAGACCGAACTTGATGAGGTCATCGGGTTCGAGCTGCTTGAACAGTTCGCTCAGGGAGTTGTCGGATTCGCTGCGGATGTCGGCGCCGAAACCCATGCCGCCCTTGTTCACGCGCTGGGCGATAATCTTGTCGAGCGTCTCGAAGGCGCCACCGCAAATGAACAGGATGTTCTTCGTGTTCACCTGCACCAGAGCCTGCTCCGGATGCTTGCGTCCGCCCTTCGGGGGCACGGCCGCCACAGTACCTTCCAGAATCTTCAGGAGGCCCTGCTGCACACCTTCGCCGCTCACGTCACGCGTGATGGAAGGGTTCGCCGTCTTGCGCGCGATCTTGTCGATTTCGTCGATGAAGATGATGCCACGTTCGGCCTTGGCCACATCGTAGTCGGCGGCCTGCAACAGGCGCACGATGATGTTTTCCACGTCTTCGCCCACGTAGCCCGCCTCGGTAAGCACCGTCGCGTCGGCGATAGTGAACGGGACATCGAGGAAGCGCGCCATCGTCTGCGCGAGGAGAGTCTTGCCCGAACCGGTGGGGCCCACCAGCAGCAGGTTGGACTTCTCGACTTCCACGTCGTCCTTGGAGTCCGCATGGGCCTGCTTGTAACGCAAGCGCTTGTAGTGGTTGTAGACAGCGACAGAGAGGGCCGTCTTCGCCTGGTCCTGGCCAATCACGAACTCGTCGAGATGGGCCTTGATTTCGGTCGGGAGCGGAAGCGGCTTCTGCGAAGCGGCCTCGGCGGCGGCCTTCGCCTGCATGGAGCGGGACTTGTCCTCTTCGATAATGCGGTAGCACATCGCCACGCAGTCGCTGCAAATCTGGACGCCTGCGCCAGTAATCATCTTCTCGACACGTTCCGCGGGCTTGCCGCAGAAACTGCATGTCACAGTCGGATGGTTTTTCCCGCTACGATACATTAAATTCCCTCTTTACGCGGAACAAAGATTTCGTCAATCACGCCGAACGCCTTGGCGTCTTCCGGACCCATGTAGAAATCGCGGTCAGTCTTCTCGCGCACTTCGTCGATAGGCTTGCCCGTGTGCTTCGCGACAATCTCGGCAAGCGTGTCCTTGGTGCGGATGATTTCCTTCGCGGTAATCTGGATGTCGGTGGACTGCCCGGTGGCAGCGCCCGAGGGCTGGTGCAGCATGATGCGGGAATGCGGGAGCGCATAGCGCTTGCCCTTGGTACCCGCGGCGAGGAGCACGGCCGCCATCGAGGCGCAGTTGCCGATGCAGATGGTCGCGATGTTCGGGCGAACATGCTGCATGGTATCGTAAATGGCAAGACCTGCCGACACGTAACCACCGGGGCTGTTGATGTACAGCGTGATATCCTTTTCCGGGTTCTCGTACTCAAGGAAAATCAACTGGGCCATGACGTTGTTCGCCACTTCGTCGTTGATGGGCGTGCCCAAGAAGATGATGCGTTCCTTGAGGAGACGGGAATAGATATCATAGGCGCGTTCACCGCGTCCGGTGGTCTCAATGACGGTAGGGATGATCATTCAGTTAACCTCTTACTTGGATTCTTCAGCAGCCGGACGGATACCCACGATGAAGTCGGCAGCCATCTGAACGCGGAGTTCGTCGCGGAGCTGGTTGATACGGCCGCTCTGACGGAAATGACCCTTGAGGGTTTCGAAATCCACGTGGTAGGCGTTGGCCATCTGCTTCAGGCGTTCGTCCACCTGAGCCTGGGTAGCCTTGAGCTTTTCCTTGGTGGCGACGAAGTCGAGAATGCGGTGCTTCTTGATCTCGCGGATGGCCTCGGGGCCGAGTTCCTTGAGCTGTTCCTCGGTCGGTTCCACCACGTCCTTCTCGCTCTGGGCGTTGCGGTTCATGGACCACTTGATGAGGTCGTACACGCGGGCGTTCGGCACGTCGAACGGGTTGCTTTCGATGAGCTTGTCGATGGCTTCGTTGACGGCCTTGGTCTTGGCGGCGTCAATCTTCTGGTTGGCGAGGCTTTCGGCGAGGTTGTTCTTGAGTTCTTCAACATCCTTCACGCCGATCTGCTTGCAGAATTCTTCGTCGAAGGTGGGCGGAACGACTTCGCGCACGTCCGTGATTTCCACGTTGAACTGGGCGGTCTTGCCGCGGTAACGTTCGTCCTTGTGGTCATCGGGGTACTTGAAGTTGATTTCCTTCTTTTCGCCGGCCTTGACGCCCATGAGGCCCTGGTCAAATCCCGGGCTGGCGGATTCGCCGAGCAGGCTGCGGAATTCCTTGTTTTCGGGGAGTTCCTGCTTTTCGCCGTCAATCACGACTTCGATGTAGTTGCCCACGACGACGTCGCCCTTCTTGGCTTCGCGGTCGACGTGTTCGTCCTTGCTCCACATCTGGGAAAGGCGGTCGAACTCGGCCTGGACTTCTTCTTCGTGCACGGCGGTGTCGGGGACGGTGATGCCCGTGTCGGCATAGCCCTTGATATCAATTTCGGGGTCGACTTCGACTTCGACAGTCATGCTGATGCCGTTTTCCTTGTCTTCCTTGAACTCGGTCACCTTGAGCTGGCCAACGGGGATGATGTTCGCCTTCTTGAGCTCTTCGCCGATAACCTTGTCGACGGTCTCGTTCACGACTTCGTGACGGATGGCGTCGCCGAACTGCTTCAAGACCATGGCCTTCGGAACCATGCCCTGGCGGAAGCCCTTGAGGGCAACCTGCTTCTTGTACTGGGCGAGCTTCTTCTCGAACGGTGCGGCGAGATCGGCTTCGGGGATGGTTACGGAGAGGGTGCGCAGGGTGGCGCTTGTTTCTTTGATTTCAACGGACATTATAGACTCCGATATACTGTTAATATGAAATTCTCTGCGAAAGGAGGGAGTCGAACCCTCACACCGAAGTACCAGATCCTAAGTCTGGCGCGTCTGCCAATTCCGCCACTTTCGCGAACTTGGGAGCAAATTTAGAAAATTTCGCCCAAGACAAAAAGGGAAATCCTGTTCCGCGGGTCTAATTCCGTGAAAGAACCTTGATGTCTTCGCGCGTGATATACTTCGCGAATACTATGTACAGCAGTTCCGCAACCGCGGTTACGCCCATGAGCCACAGGGGGAGCGAGCCTTCCACAAAGAACCAGACCACCGCGGGCAGCAGCAGCACGTGTATTCCCGCCGTCTTGAAAATATGGCGGCGCATCTCGGGAGGCACGCACAGGAACAGGAACACGAATATTCCCACTTCAGAAAGAATCTTGGCCACAGCCGCCCCCGAAACCTGGAACGCGGGAACCAACAGCAGGTTGGAAGCGATATTCACGACACCCGCCACGATGGCAAGCGCCAGATACCTCTTGCGGGACTGGGAAATCAGCCATTCGCTCCACGGGACGGAATAGAACGAGAGCACCAGCCAGCACGCAAACAAGATTAGGACCTTCGGCGGGTCGAATTCCATATCCACGGGAACCACCACCGAGAAGAACATTTCCGAAAAGCACATGGTGCCGAACAGGAAGGCCGCGCTGAGCAGCCCCAATACCTTGTGGGAACAGAATACCAGTTCGCTGCGGGCATCCGTCGCGTTCGCCTCCTTCAGGCGCGCAAGCTGGCGACGCAGCGGGATACTCAGGCTGCTCCCCAGCACAAAGATGAACATCGCGTAGCGGAAGCAGTAATCGTAGATGCCCACGGCCGCGTTGCCCACAAAATACTTCAGCACGAAGATGTCGAAGTTCTGGTGGAAGAGCAGCAAGGACGAAGAAACGAACAGGATGAGGGAGCCCCTGTAGCAGCTCATGGCGCCGCGCAGTTCCTGCCTGGAGGGCGGGCCGAACCGGAATTCCTTCTTGGGGCCTATAATCCAGAGGACGAACGTGGCGAGGATTTCGGTACCCACGTCGAGAATCACGAAGTTCTCGATGGAAGGCATGCTGACCACGAGCATCACGCCCAGAATCGCGATTTGCCGTACGGTCTGGACCAGCGGCGAATAGGCGGTATAGCCCTTGCGCGAAAGGAACCAGTCGAAATTGAAGGGCTTCAAGAAGAGCTGCAGGAGGTACGCCTTCAGGATGAACCCGCTGGAAATGTCGAACAGGCAGGTAGCACCCGCCGCGAGAGCGAACATCGCAAGAATCAGGAACCCGCGGAC contains:
- a CDS encoding oligosaccharide flippase family protein, with product MRMNSLLLNAGMNGMAQGVSKLIRFAITSIALVRYGAASWGEIAFALTVLTYLNFVLDFGLSSLALIERPDDKGLDRKFYIALSYVRGFLILAMFALAAGATCLFDISSGFILKAYLLQLFLKPFNFDWFLSRKGYTAYSPLVQTVRQIAILGVMLVVSMPSIENFVILDVGTEILATFVLWIIGPKKEFRFGPPSRQELRGAMSCYRGSLILFVSSSLLLFHQNFDIFVLKYFVGNAAVGIYDYCFRYAMFIFVLGSSLSIPLRRQLARLKEANATDARSELVFCSHKVLGLLSAAFLFGTMCFSEMFFSVVVPVDMEFDPPKVLILFACWLVLSFYSVPWSEWLISQSRKRYLALAIVAGVVNIASNLLLVPAFQVSGAAVAKILSEVGIFVFLFLCVPPEMRRHIFKTAGIHVLLLPAVVWFFVEGSLPLWLMGVTAVAELLYIVFAKYITREDIKVLSRN